CCAAAACCAACATATAATATATCTTGACAAGACGTTGTGTCCCTATTGCACATGCTAGCTTTGTGTTGCCTAGcctgcacaaaaaaaaaaaaaaattacaaagggACTCGATCGAGGCTGGAGCTGTAAAACAAGCAGGGGATCGAAAGACATGCACTACTGCAAATCTCTGATGAATGTTAATTTGGGTTAAATTCCCAAGCTTATAAAGCAGTTTTTTTTCCAggtttttaatatttgttttccTTGAAAGGGTTTTCAAAGAATCTTGAGAGCACAGAAAGGCTAGGAAAGTAATCAAACATGAAGGATTTGGCGATACTGGGAGTGCCACCTGAGTCCACGAGGATTACATCGAACGTGCATGCATGGGTGTCACGGCCATGTATTTGTAGCCACATGCAACCGCCCTTTTATAATATggttaatatataatttcttgAAGCTCCATGAACATCCAAATTAATGGGTGATTAAATTCACGTAAATTCCAGCcaataaattttatgatcttACAACCAAATTATAACAGCGTTACTTATAGAATTAATAATAGTAATCAAGCGAATTGAtcattgatcaataaaattttgttgatgGATCCTATAGCTAGTAATTAGTATATTATTGATTTAGAAATTAATGTAGAGAATCATCTTTATATTAATGatctaaagaaattattttatgatctAGCTAGAAGTAGTTttgagaaatgttattttttattacggATTTTATCATCTTCAGTGTACTCATACAATTTGATGCTGAGCGTCGTcgtacttttatatatttttcattttaatttattgactTATAAAGCTACTTAAAATGCACAATAACGACGACTATTgtcagaacaaaaaataaaataaaaataggatgAAGACAACATTGCTCATCGGCCTTTTCTAGCAAGTTTTGAGGGTATGAATTGTTTTAAATTCTAGGAAAATCAAGCGAGCAGCAGCAGTATTTATCAATCAGCACTAGCATCATGCCAATTAAAGACTACATAATTGAATGCATGGGACTGAAGATTTCTCTTAATTTGTATTTGGAATTATACGACCGAATAGCAGCTCAAATTCCCGTCGACTCAAAACCCTACGTATAGctttctctcacttttttccttttgtgagCCCATAGCTTTCGATATATCGATCTCTCAATTGAAACTTAATGCCCATTGTTCAGTAATAAGCAAAATCAAACTATAAGCACAGAACCAGTAGTGGTCAGgaaatcaaaattaattaagccCTTTATATGCAGCCTGGCCTAGTTCATGTGCAAATGGCAGTCACTATAGCATTATTCCATGCATGGAATTCACTGCTACGAAGTGAAAAAAAACTGGTCTATGACTTTAATCTTCATCTCTTTTAAGCAACATATTGAACTTATGACCGCAAGGAGAAGAGATCAATACCTCACGAcagtttttttttgttctttttctgaTGATCAGTTTCATGATATCTATCTAAAATATAATGTAAATTTTGCTGGAGGGAATAACGTCTTACTGATCGACACGAGGATATATAGATCCAGAGACAGTTTGGGGTATGATTTATTGAACGAGGTTGTATGCAGTACTACTACATCTTATACACTATCTTGAcaatccatttatatatataggaccATATATAACTTAATATTGCCAATTTAATGCCCACAGATTGCTACTAATTTGGTAGCTTTTTGGTACAAAAAACGTATTCTTAGTTTTACGAAAAAACCACTTTTACTGTATGATTCTCATCCAACCCATCTCATAGTCAAGTTATGTTCCCCATTGACATGTTATTATGAAGAAAGATCTagatctatatataattaagccAGTCATGCATGTCGATGGATTTGATAAGCAAACCAATACGCAGTTGCACATACACAACGAAATATATGtttattgtatattttctttcttttttcatttcaacCGATCATCGACATAGTTATCATGCATCTTAGTTGAGCAAAGTACTCCAGacaagtgaaaaagaaaatggttggTTTACTGGAAAAGGTGGCAGCGCACCAACTGTGGGGTCAGTCAAGTCTCAAGAAAGGAAGGAGTTGAAGAACCACCCAAGTGGGGTCCCACCCTCCACCAAAGACCACAAACAAAGATAATGACCACAAACCGTGATCAATGTACGTACAAAAGGGTAGGGGTCCAACAGGACAGTGCTCACATTCATGCTCCACGAGTCCTGTTTCATGATCTTTTACCTAAATTtggattcaaaatattttatatatatagatacatgGGCTTCTGAAGGAGCCCTAAGGatgcttctttctttctttatttattctctctcttttcccacTCTGCTTTTTGCTCAAACCACAAATGCTTGAACAAACGTCCCAAGTGTttgattgggaaaaaaaaaaggaccaatTATTGCAGCTTGCCTCGCCTTGTCCCGTCGACTTCAAGACGTAGTACAATTCTGCAAGTAAATGTGGCTTTCCCAGACCCAAGAGTTAAATGCAAAGATACCAATAATTTACTGCATATTTATGCATTCAAAGTCTCAAAGTTATATATGCTTATTTCAGAGTACTTGAAGTACATATTTTTGgggtgtttttttctttctttcaattaTTCGAGCACTGTTTGATTAAAAATGTCATATAAAATGTCAaaacaactatcatttctcatatttatataaagtcgTACTGCACtactcaaaaaaatataatgctACATATACCACTTTTTTGGTCTTCAAagctttataaattaatgtcaaaaaatttgaaacttttgttttcttctacgTGGAGATTTTTGGAGGGGGAGGACTACTTGTAGGTCCCCACCACTTACACATCTATTTTTGCTTCTTTGCCACTCCTGTAGCGCCTATAAATTGCGACCCTCACCACCCTAGTTCAATACAAAACCAAAAGGGTGCGAAAGATAAGATCAGGagtagaaaaaaagagagtatgGAGACTTTTCCAGTTATTGACATGGAGAAGCTTAATGGTGGAGAGAGAGGAGCGACCATGGATTTGATAAAAGATGCCTGTGAGAATTGGGGCTTCTTTGAGGTACAAAAATTGTTGAAATAATGAAAAACTACAATTTGCTAGTGTTGTTGTGAAGGTTGTTTGAAGCAATTATATGCACAATCTTTGCTGATTAacttctgtttttgttttttccttaaaGTTGGTGAATCATGGGATTTCCCATGAGTTGATGGACACTGTGGAGAAGCTGACAAAAGATCATTACAGAAAGTGCATGGATAAAAGGTTCAAGGAAATGGTGGAAAGTCAGGGTCTGGACGCTGCTCAGTCCGAAATAAATGATATGGACTGGGAAAGCAGCTTCTTCTTGCGCCACCTTCCTGTCTCGAACATGTCAGAAATCCCAGATCTTGATGAAGATTATAGGTTCAAACCACAGCTTATTTTTTCTCTAAGTAGCTACCAATTTTGTGCTACTTAGTATTAATTTCAACTGCTTTTTCTGTGACCAAGTTCAGGAAGGCAATGAAGGAATTTGTAGTGGAGTTAGAGAAATTAGCCGAGCAACTCTTGGACTTGCTGTGTGAGAATCTTGGGCTGGAGAAAGGATACCTGAAGAATGCCTTCTATGGATCAAAAGGCCCAACTTTTGGCACCAAGGTCAGCAGTTACCCTCCTTGTCCCAAACCAGAGCTAATCAAGGGCCTCCGGGCGCACACAGATGCCGGTGGCATCATCCTTCTCTTCCAAGATGACAAAGTCAGTGGGCTGCAGCTTCTGAAGGATGGAAAATGGGTGGATGTGCCCCCATTGCGCCACTCCATTGTGATCAACATTGGCGACCAACTTGAGGTATATATACAACGATGTATACATACTAACTTTCAAGTTTCAATTAAGGACCATTTTCATCTTAATTCACCGTAGCCTGCGTGTTCTGTTCCCTTTTAGTAACTTTAAGTGATGTTGGAATCTAACAAAGACAATTCAGTTGCTATATTTAATTTTCCCTTTGTGCAGGTCATTACCAATGGCAAATATAAGAGTGTATTGCACCGTGTGATTGCTCAACCGGATGGTAACAGAATGTCCATAGCATCATTCTACAACCCGGGCAGCAATGCTGTTATCTATCCAGCACCGACATTGGTGGAGAAAGAAGCAGAGAAAAGCAAAGTTTATCCAAAGTTTGTGTTCGAAGACTACATGAAGCTGTATGCAGGAGTGAAGTTCCAGGCCAAGGAACCAAGGTTCGAAGCCATGAAGGCAGTGGAATCCACTGTTAATTTGGCTTCTATTGCCACTGTCTGAGCTCTTAATGACACAAAGCAAAAATAGTTGCATGTGTATATGTTGTTTCTCAGTTTCTGTGGATAAGCATAGTCTTAGCAATAGCATTGGGTCTTGTCGTTTCTTTGCTGAGTGAGTCCTCATTATGTTTTCAGGCGTGCTCTGTCTGGCTCATGGTCAAGCTTTATGGTTCTCCCAGTAGTTCCTGTCGTGTGATATAAGTATGTATGTATGTCCTGTTGCTGTCGAAGCTGTACTGTTTAGAAAGTGACAAAAACTTATCCATTTAGATAAGGAAGTCCCTAAAGATTCTGTTTGGCGTATTATGCTTTAGAACATATTTTTGGAATCCAAATCAGACTCCATCCGTTTCAAAAGGAATTAAATATTACAGACCAGAAGTGAGACCATCTATAAAAGGGTAAGAATGCAACTACGTtaactgattttatttttcttgcatgaAGGTAGAAATATTGAGTCCAAAGAATCTCTGCTCTAGACAAACAGATAAAAGTTCAAAGACATTTGTgaaacctctttttttttttttttttaatgtgtttttcttGTTAAGATCTCAGAGAAATAATGTTTTTCGTCTTAAATTGTATCATCCCAAATAAATTGGCTGATGTGTCATGTTTTAAGTAGCTTTTCCTtcaaatataacatataaaatcaCTAAAAAAGTGTTGCATCAGCTAGTTTGACAGAAGATGATAAAACCAGGATGAAGAATAAAACACATACAAGGCCAAACTTCGGAAAGATGCAGCATCTAAGGCCATCATAAAGCAATGTTACTGCATCATTGGAGGCACAAAAATTGTTTATTACTTTGCCGAGCTTAGCCCTCAGCCCGAATCTAGCTCTAAATTTACAGTCCTTCCAAGTATTGGATTAGTTGGGAATACAACATGCACTATCCCATTCTTAATTAACGTGTTGCAAATAAGCATACTTAAAATAACAAGCATCCTCAGTATCGGAGAGGacggtttttttctttttctttcttctttttctttttaaaaaatcgcCTGTTTTGATAAAAGGGTACCTGAAAGTTAACCAGATAGTCTAAAGCATGCAGAGACTTCGGGACAGTAGGGACGAAAATAGCCACGAGCaggaaaaaaatgaagtttggaattGGAAAGTAAGACTTGTTGAACAGAGGAAAACCAGAGACTCCAACACTGCCAGAACCATATGATTGGAAACTACTTGAAACTAGTGAGCACTAAAAACAGCTTTTAAAGTATGCTACTTCTTTCTTCGATCTATCTCAAACAATTCGGAGACAGACTTCTGAGGCAGGGAAACAAATTCCTAGAGCAAAGTAGAATCATGTTACTGAGGCTCTATCTATTCTATTTCCTAAATAGAAATAATCATTTCGACCAACTAAAAGATGGCATGCCCAACATGAATTCCTCATCATGTTTCAATTAACTTGGCCCCAAGCCATTAAGCGGTGGGCAGAAAAAAGTATTCAAAACGAATATGACATGACCGATCAAATAGGTGTATATAACTGTAAAAATGAATACAAGCAGATTGACAAGTTGCGTTTGCACGTCTCCGGATACTCACCATAAAAAAAGGAATACACGTGGATTGCAAGGtaataatgaaaatatcatTAGCATTGGCAATTTTAAGAACAAGGCTACTTTTTATCCTGTATCTTATCATTCTCAATGGCTTATTAGATCAACCACTTAAATGAAATGACATTGTCTTGAGATGTGCTGCATTACCAAGTGTGACTAGGGATGTCAATGATTAGGATGAAAATGAGCATTAAGTTCAATCAGTTATGCTTGTATATTTTAGACATTTCGACCAGAAAAATATCGTCAGTGTGTGATCATCCATAGGTACCTTCTTGACTGGTATTTTTGAGAACTTCATCTAGGTTTGAGGCACAATCCACCTAGAAACATGGATATGTCAGAATCCCTAAAATCTGGATTGAGAAAGGCACATACCCTACCCTCCTGCTTTAGTGATATCACAGCACAACCACTGTAATACGCACCAAAATTTATGTAACCAATAAAAACCATAATTCAGTCATACGAATAAACGAATAAGTCTCTTCTTAAGTATTACACGTCACTTTCATAGATTATGTCCTATCAAAATATTGTATTCCATGCCATCATCAATAAGTGCAATGCACCATAAGATCGTG
This genomic interval from Carya illinoinensis cultivar Pawnee chromosome 10, C.illinoinensisPawnee_v1, whole genome shotgun sequence contains the following:
- the LOC122278838 gene encoding 1-aminocyclopropane-1-carboxylate oxidase-like; translation: METFPVIDMEKLNGGERGATMDLIKDACENWGFFELVNHGISHELMDTVEKLTKDHYRKCMDKRFKEMVESQGLDAAQSEINDMDWESSFFLRHLPVSNMSEIPDLDEDYRKAMKEFVVELEKLAEQLLDLLCENLGLEKGYLKNAFYGSKGPTFGTKVSSYPPCPKPELIKGLRAHTDAGGIILLFQDDKVSGLQLLKDGKWVDVPPLRHSIVINIGDQLEVITNGKYKSVLHRVIAQPDGNRMSIASFYNPGSNAVIYPAPTLVEKEAEKSKVYPKFVFEDYMKLYAGVKFQAKEPRFEAMKAVESTVNLASIATV